The proteins below come from a single Metarhizium brunneum chromosome 1, complete sequence genomic window:
- the pho2 gene encoding 4-nitrophenylphosphatase, producing MASSPKYLTGDKASINEFIDKFDTFLFDCDGVLWSGDHVFDRVPETIMMLKARGSSPLTSHPSCAFNSYSSPSGKRTVFVTNNSTKSREDYLQKISNLHIPCEKEDVFGSSYSAAVYISRILKLPPGKTKVFAIGEAGVEKELAAEGIPCLGGTDPNFRRDMTPKDFQALADGTALDPEVGVVLCGLDFHINYLKLSTALHYLRRGAIFLATNTDSTLPMHHSFFMGAGSIMIPLQYASGTKPLELGKPSQAMMDAVEGKFQLDRSKTCMVGDRLNTDIKFGIDGKLGGTLHVLTGVHQKEDWDREDAVAVPAYYADKLSDLAVVA from the exons ATGGCATCCTCGCCCAAATATTTGACCGGCGATAAAGCCTCCATCAATGAGTTCATTGACAAGTTTGAC ACATTTCTGTTCGACTGCGATG GTGTCCTTTGGTCTGGCGACCATGTCTTCGACCGTGTTCCAGAGACCATCATGATGCTGAAGGCCCGAGGTTCGTCTCCCCTCACCTCTCACCCATCCTGCGCCTTCAACTCGTACTCATCACCATCAGGCAAACGCACCGTCTTTGTAACCAACAACTCCACCAAGTCCCGCGAGGACTACCTCCAAAAAATATCCAACCTCCACATCCCCTGCGAGAAAGaagacgtctttggctcATCCTACTCCGCAGCCGTCTACATCTCACGCATCCTCAAACTACCCCCTGGGAAAACCAAAGTCTTTGCCATTGGTGAGGCCGGCGTGGAGAAGGAACTCGCTGCCGAAGGAATCCCGTGCCTCGGCGGCACCGATCCCAATTTTCGGAGGGACATGACGCCCAAGGACTTCCAGGCCCTGGCTGACGGCACGGCCTTGGATCCGGAAGTGGGCGTTGTGCTGTGCGGGCTAGATTTCCACATTAACTACTTGAAGCTCTCTACTGCGCTGCACTACTTGAGGCGTGGAGCTATTTTCCTCGCCACGAATACAGATTCGACGCTTCCTATGCATCATAGTTTCTTCATGGGCGCAGGATCTATTATGATTCCGCTACAGTATGCTAGCGGGACCAAGCCGTTGGAGCTGGGGAAACCTAGTcaggccatgatggatgctgtTGAAGGCAAGTTTCAGCTGGATCGCTCAAAGACTTGCATGGTTGGCGATCGTTTGAATACGGATATCAAGTTTGGTATCGACGGTAAATTAGGCGGGACGCTGCATGTTCTTACGGGTGTGCATCAGAAGGAGGACTGGGATAGAGAGGATGCCGTGGCTGTTCCAGCGTATTATGCAGACAAGCTGAGTGATCTTGCGGTGGTGGCTTAG
- the top3 gene encoding DNA topoisomerase 3 → MRVLCVAEKPSISKAVAGHLSGGSMQTHGTRNQYIKNYSFDFDFGQALGPCSVTMTCVTGHLTNVEFTSEYKNWSYPPPETLFNAPIVTSIHDDKKSIAKNLADQAQYARLLVIWTDCDREGEHIGQEIVDAARKGNASIQVKRAKFSNVERAHVLSAARRLVDLDKKQVDAVSTRIELDLRIGYAFTRFMTNSLRPLGGPMESLTLSYGSCQFPTLGFVVDRYFRVKNFIPEPFWSISLMHNRDGKKVNFSWERNRLFDRMTTIILYERCLLAKTAKVINVQEKATRKYKPLPLTTVELQKAATRLLRMSGQQAMTIAEGLYNKGFISYPRTETDRFDKGMNLKGLVQKQSPDQRWGQFAQNLVNGAFKQPREGRHDDKAHPPIHPITYAAPSVLSPDEGRLYEYVVRRFLACCSEDALGMATTVDLQYGDEIFGSHGVIVLERNYLDVFVYEKWDNNELPRFVRGEVFQPTEAIMSEGKTSPPSHLTEADLIALMDANGIGTDATMAEHIQKIQDREYVATVGNSATIASEDDDGVQDRASSGRGRGRARARGGRAARGTSTSSSGRRGGVRVFIPTQLGVALILGYDRMGFETSLGKPFLRKEMELKMKAICEGRTTKEVVLRESITQYRQVFMQTQEKLDVLRAACREFVFAQPAS, encoded by the exons ATGAGGGTCTTGTGTGTGGCTGAAAAGCCTTCAATTTccaaggctgttgctggtCACCTCTCTGGCGGAAGCATGCAAACC CACGGTACCAGGAATCAGTACATCAAGAACTACTCGTTTGATTTCGACTTTGGGCAAGCTCTGGGCCCCTGTTCCGTCACCATGACCTGTGTCACTGGTCATCTTACCAATGTCGAGTTTACCAGCGAGTACAAGAACTGGAGTTACCCTCCACCCGAAACTTTATTCAACGCCCCCATAGTCACTAGTATTCATGAT GACAAGAAATCCATAGCCAAAAATCTTGCAGACCAAGCCCAGTACGCACGATTGTTGGTCATATGGACGGATTGTGATCGTGAAGGAGAGCATATTGGTCAAGAAATTGTGGACGCTGCTCGCAAAGGCAACGCCAGCATACAGGTCAAGCGAGCCAAGTTCAGCAACGTTGAACGAGC CCACGTTCTctcggcggccaggaggCTAGTTGATCTCGACAAAAAGCAAGTTGATGCTGTTTCCACGAGAATCGAACTTGACCTTCGTATTGGCTATGCATTCACAAGGTTCATGACGAATAGCCTGCGGCCGCTCGGCGGTCCCATGGAAAGTCTGACGTTGAGTTACG GATCTTGTCAGTTTCCAACCTTGGGCTTTGTAGTTGATCGATACTTTCGTGTCAAGAACTTTATCCCTGAGCCTTTCTGGAGCATTAGCCTGATGCATAATCGTGACGGTAAAAAGGTTAACTTTAGCTGGGAAAGGAACAGACTATTCGATCGCATGACAACCATTATTTTATATGAAAGATGTCTTTTGGCAAAAACAGCAAAGGTGATCAACGTACAGGAGAAGGCGACACGGAAATACAAACCGCTGCCTCTCACAACTGTCGAACTTCAAAAAGCCGCCACCCGCCTTCTTCGAATGAGTGGTCAACAGGCTATGACGATTGCTGAGGGCTTGTACAATAAAGGTTTCATTTCATATCCTCGCACCGAGACCGATCGATTCGACAAAGGAATGAATCTGAAGGGTCTAGTTCAGAAGCAGTCTCCAGACCAGCGATGGGGTCAGTTTGCTCAAAATTTGGTCAACGGAGCTTTCAAACAGCCCAGAGAGGGCAGGCACGACGACAAGGCACATCCACCAATCCATCCGATTACCTATGCCGCACCAAGCGTTCTCAGTCCTGACGAGGGACGCTTGTATGAATACGTTGTCCGGCGGTTTTTAGCATGTTGTTCTGAAGACGCCCTCGGTATGGCTACTACTGTCGATCTCCAGTATGGTGATGAAATTTTCGGTTCGCATGGCGTCATTGTGCTGGAAAGAAACTACCTCGATGTGTTTGTATATGAAAAATGGGACAACAATGAACTACCGCGATTTGTCAGAGGCGAGGTCTTTCAACCTACAGAAGCAATAATGTCGGAGGGAAAGACATCACCGCCGAGTCATCTCACAGAGGCCGATTTGATTGCATTGATGGACGCCAATGGAATTGGAACAGATGCTACAATGGCTGAGCATATTCAGAAAATCCAAGACAGAGAATATGTTGCCACTGTCGGCAATAGCGCTACAATAGCGAgtgaagatgacgatggggTCCAAGACAGAGCTTCATCTGGAAGAGGGAGGGGAAGGGCCAGAGCTCGTGGAGGCAGAGCAGCTCGTGGAACTTCAACTTCGTCAAGTGGCCGGAGAGGTGGCGTCCGTGTCTTTATTCCAACACAGCTCGGAGTGGCCCTAATCTTGGGGTATGACCGCATGGGTTTTGAAACTAGCCTCGGCAAGCCATTCCTCCGCAAAGAAATGGAACTCAAAATGAAAGCGATATGCGAGGGTCGAACAACGAAGGAGGTTGTGTTGCGTGAGAGCATAACCCAATACCGGCAGGTTTTTATGCAGACGCAAGAGAAACTAGATGTCCTTCGAGCT GCATGTCGCGAATTCGTGTTTGCTCAACCCGCTAGCTGA
- the PAC1 gene encoding pH-response transcription factor pacC: protein MTSHISDAAQASSGSSNGSDSKSNTPAPSSATSNTSQHSSGDDNLTCRWNSCNAKFVSPETLYEHICERHVGRKSTNNLNLTCQWNSCRTTTVKRDHITSHIRVHVPLKPHKCEFCGKSFKRPQDLKKHVKTHADDSVLSRPGQDHQGLNYRPQGAKPPSYYDHNGQIRSGGFSHHPGHGYYAPQPSTGYNLYFNQPPMSTPRHEHIGYHASTSAGGYDRKRAFDMVDDFFGNAKRRQIDPTSYTQIGRSLLPLHGSLSVPNGPMAATEQYMPQPAPAMVHGGPAPTQNPLAQQYYLPMPNARTQKDLVQLDNLLGQMQDTIYENANHATAGVHIHSGGEGGFGGYRHSQSPTVLQRGSPTGLHVAAEGYHPVSAASMASPLTAISSTGTPAVTPPSSSMSYTSGHSPSPSASSGLSPQSRHSTTTTSSVMYPSLPTSLPAVSQGFGSTTATLGPSFDTSERRRYSGGMLQKARTIPPIRPADETSGRTTPKAGDSALSVGSPSSESDVSETTREREEQYDRWLEDMRVIETLREYVRGRLERKDFVNEQEAEASRRDGDAMDVDVRSPPRQPISLREGGSSLYPRLPVPGS, encoded by the exons ATGACGTCCCATATCTCGGACGCTGCCCAGGCCTCATCGGGCTCAAGCAATGGCAGCGACTCCAAGTCGAATACGCCAGCTCCGTCAAGCGCAACATCCAACACGTCTCAACACAGTTCTGGAGATGACAACTTGACGTGCCGCTGGAACTCTTGCAACGCGAAGTTCGTCAGCCCAGAGACTCTATAT GAACACATCTGTGAACGCCATGTTGGTCGCAAGAGCACCAATAACTTGAACCTCACCTGCCAGTGGAACTCTTGTCGCACAACTACCGTCAAGCGTGACCACATCACCTCTCACATCAGAGTCCATGTTCCTCTCAAGCCTCACAAGTGTGAGTTTTGTGGCAAGAGCTTCAAGCGTCCTCAGGACCTGAAGAAACACGTCAAGACACACGCCGACGATTCTGTCCTTTCTCGCCCTGGGCAGGATCATCAGGGTCTCAACTACAGACCCCAGGGTGCCAAGC CCCCAAGCTACTACGACCATAATGGCCAGATTCGTTCTGGTGGCTTCTCACACCACCCAGGTCACGGGTATTATGCTCCCCAGCCCTCAACCGGTTATAATCTCTACTTCAATCAGCCTCCCATGAGCACACCTCGTCACGAGCACATTGGATACCATGCCTCTACTTCTGCTGGCGGCTATGACCGCAAACGCGCATTCGACATGGTTGACGACTTCTTCGGCAATGCCAAGCGTCGGCAGATCGACCCGACATCATATACCCAGATTGGACGCTCACTCTTGCCTCTCCACGGTTCGCTCTCTGTTCCCAACGGTCCCATGGCTGCCACCGAGCAGTACATGCCCCAGCCTGCACCTGCCATGGTTCACGGTGGTCCAGCACCGACCCAAAACCCGCTTGCTCAACAATACTACTTGCCCATGCCCAATGCCCGAACACAGAAGGATCTTGTCCAGCTTGACAACTTGCTTGGACAGATGCAGGATACCATCTACGAGAATGCCAACCATGCCACAGCCGGCGTTCACATTCACAGTGGTGGCGAGGGCGGTTTTGGTGGATACCGACACAGCCAGTCTCCAACTGTCCTCCAGCGCGGATCTCCAACTGGTCTTCATGTGGCTGCCGAGGGTTATCACCCCGTCTCAGCTGCTAGTATGGCCTCGCCTCTTACCGCCATATCGTCCACCGGTACACCTGCTGTTacgccgccatcaagctccatGTCATACACTTCGGGCCATTCACCAAGCCCTTCCGCTTCCTCTGGACTCTCCCCCCAGTCTCGCCACAGCACCACTACGACGTCGTCTGTCATGTACCCCAGTCTGCCCACCAGTCTCCCTGCTGTTAGCCAAGGCTTCGGTTCTACCACTGCCACTCTTGGCCCCAGCTTCGACACCAGCGAGCGTCGCCGATATTCAGGTGGCATGCTTCAGAAAGCTCGAACGATTCCTCCTATCCGCCCTGCCGATGAAACCAGTGGGCGAACCACGCCCAAGGCTGGCGACTCTGCTCTCTCTGTTGGTTCTCCATCTTCTGAGTCGGACGTTAGTGAAACCACCAGAGAGCGCGAGGAGCAGTATGACCGGTGGTTGGAGGATATGCGTGTTATTGAGACCCTGCGAGAGTATGTTCGCGGCCGTCTTGAGCGCAAGGATTTCGTCAACGAGCAAGAGGCTGAAGCTTCCCGAAGGGATGGCGACGCCATGGATGTCGATGTCAGAAGCCCCCCAAGACAACCTATTAGCCTTCGTGAGGGCGGCTCATCGCTATATCCTCGCCTCCCGGTTCCTGGTTCCTAA